A portion of the Alphaproteobacteria bacterium genome contains these proteins:
- a CDS encoding LysR substrate-binding domain-containing protein, with protein sequence LMDRFNAGDLDLALVKRQPADRRLGTRVWREPLVWAGRDHGAAGPGEGPLALAVSPRPCVYRKRATDALDEAGRPWRIAYTCGSLAGVLAAVRAGLGVTVLPKEMVPPDLAMLEGADSGLPDLAETEIALLVATGIGPAAERLRDAIVRALEHR encoded by the coding sequence ACCTGATGGACCGGTTCAACGCCGGCGACCTCGACCTGGCGCTGGTCAAGCGCCAGCCGGCCGACCGCCGGCTCGGCACCCGGGTGTGGCGCGAGCCGCTGGTCTGGGCCGGGCGCGACCACGGCGCGGCGGGTCCGGGCGAGGGCCCGCTGGCGCTGGCGGTGTCGCCGCGGCCCTGCGTCTATCGCAAGCGGGCCACCGACGCGCTCGACGAGGCCGGCCGGCCCTGGCGGATCGCCTATACCTGCGGTTCGCTGGCTGGCGTGTTGGCGGCGGTGCGTGCCGGGCTCGGCGTCACGGTGCTGCCGAAGGAGATGGTGCCGCCCGACCTGGCCATGCTGGAGGGCGCCGACAGCGGCCTGCCGGACCTCGCCGAGACCGAGATCGCGCTGCTGGTTGCGACCGGCATCGGCCCGGCCGCCGAGCGCCTGCGCGACGCCATCGTGCGGGCGCTGGAGCACCGTTGA